In a single window of the Syngnathus typhle isolate RoL2023-S1 ecotype Sweden linkage group LG19, RoL_Styp_1.0, whole genome shotgun sequence genome:
- the rttn gene encoding rotatin isoform X2 has translation MELSAIIKKIGHSLVEIRVRALKSILCKLKHSLISIPDIVQEKMLFVYLLEWFNLPEVPMQEEVLDLLLTLSKHPSAAQMLRDVEAEDFLSQLSANVEPRLRAVIDATLDQLFQLPQLIPCRNANDTHELHNTPPTVHEDAKCLKVSVFPWLTLTNADRHILSSKESSLRSSNPNLVRTTCELLCDVIMQDFPAEIFLQRPNIAKAFSCLRQLCVGLRQRLRFHRDPGFHSAKQGRSAYTVSLNSSYSQASQVFSPAAECSPRPSVVGGTAQRVRGDGQDGDAGSPSSSLNRSAVASQPASQTPPADVGRLALPDQGLEDEPEMVLEQLTLAQFTVATLEHVIPLLKTDASHVFCCVLELLFDTVLLLGDSVSELVWNDGSLMGMELKEKLQTCMDLLADVLSYHQDYSGGSKVHHTVTYTGSAVFLIKFLQTILPLEKAGGNVPENAVTAIFHLCLDKSFGMALPSMQETAVAYLEQLNSGSHELYVRMTRAALWMESTCGFLKEVQAEGEKNWPELLEMAEQAIEGLPFHQHVPVVKECVQFCSYLWKFDQSSPLQTESQKLLLKLLSHPLQPIRIETYTCALSVVKECLGIHNTSRQESGLCSRVNFLLQHKVLYEISTFGLQDSAEKVNVAAKDILLFLLKGRLMMTTPTWDRFIAALSRVIAILQGYASTEEPLGSCILLLSDTSGGDGFLSTTKLKAALRLLFTRQPTVRIAAVQHILAHLTGADNAKISRPQLDRVVTSSLPNLYCIPYPLDVTLDTSHKSVLKVEAVEKLFHMLSSNTLDVALRRSAAEQLSVVLQATTMHPVLKKLGITDRVISFLTDSVNGNKSLDCILEPCVSILRKLAYADPALRNSLAQRNLLLITLLQASLIMKANKNNGGEAAVLMSLLLFDEISNMAIWSDKSATDGPLPTFSLPVSVVRRYKMPFQAVIHHGVSPYRCVLMPTSDLLALAPACQTLQLAWNVAWHCSVDNLLEEFHGLTGNAEFHGDLKLSEAQVACLRATHLPRALQDCIQAVVTAAGHNSVIAALSRLNIYLLIERMAVPYVASYKCRETLQSLSWQAAVTRFLQVRPASVEDERLLAYVVAFLNAYFKDARMRCTDPEDKDLRWMLELLLNEESVSLLNLLPGAKPATLDQDSEEPEDVKNFVSQKLQRELTGLFKNVLSQVTRTSDRLCLARAGPFKSQLALGLLQSLRLSDAPHYYGLPSLERTLQGIVSLTAQSGWSLHCLDFSPATLCAKFLSGLLEVILSFYVKWGGNSMSFMGKGVTKNAVVCLLHLSHEMIAKSEGKDIISMWSLGNESSAEEPNDSQMGLAWLVPLWVDRDQEVRFASLGLGATLSSVESGCQALCASCQNISEGLWGTLLNILLDQHESSMVRREAAFILQNLLVMPMPANAEEAKYSHWQHPCVPTSGVSLVGLPALQALLYHSQYFQHVALSASACYKGRYTFHLQKPVAGPASRLGPRDGASFVSDDSLLFWRSAAAAAQAANSSRPPSSLSTSSTSVRRSESETSGAASPTSFTADVPANRLMARGQSDIDTRDSVASQDLQRRQSSSTQPVIMVTPDLLAAHCGLLTILLAIMPDFTLMAIRQKRLLRVLAGLVTVEPIEKCLSEMKAPNVLPGEREDIKSQLVTLLHFLSGFSKLLQSCVSLSQDLISQWDFVKQLLPNLAAALTLSAEGLDADARDAVLACWADVFTLMASLVKRDSFTVYPSVSAALGRHWRMFTGTLSVCVHEKFVDSHLHGAALHFLCTILAQETKRRGVVRTLNSDQSVTLVDVLAGPSAGRLCDVLLQSFERRCLHEPLKKLTAKALMALLASSAAAQNHAATAGIIDSCVDQMKQTRSQLNLESLRGDKTSHRKKEEGYLKEVKMTVEILQSALYCNRECKELARDTSLTAVLHALWPWLLLDNSIMEAVLELLCVYTADCPAACSSVCSGGPPGPKNTTSGSLMHSIMRLASGIAPDNSVTQKLAFSLLANLVMSRDCRGVLQKNNFLQAFTSMAAPKVGGSRAAGVGSGSARLIGLWLRLLVNLSFSDDGQQSILRVTRALEALVDLAPHRRAALLTLHNVCFCPANKPHVIANDKAITVLFCCLESKEMEMCCMGASALWALLHNNQRAKITLKCPAVRLRIEEAHRMCKKDAENKEDPLRAYLLKCLENLSQLLNT, from the exons ATGGAATTATCTGCTATTATCAAGAAAATAG GCCACTCTTTGGTCGAGATACGAGTTCGAGCGTTGAAGAGCATCCTGTGTAAACTGAAGCACTCCCTGATTTCCATCCCTGACATTGTTCAAGAAAAGATGCTCTTTGTGTACCTCTTGGAATGGTTCAATCTCCCAGAGGTGCCCATGCAAGAGGAAGTTTTGGATTTACTCTTGACTTTATCCAAG caTCCAAGTGCAGCCCAGATGCTGAGAGATGTCGAGGCGGAGGATTTCCTCTCCCAACTGTCTGCTAACGTGGAACCGAGACTTCGAGCTGTCATTGACGCAACCCTGGACCAGCTGTTTCAGCTACCTCAGCTAATCCCCTGTCGCAACGCCAACGACACGCATGAACTCCACAATACACCTCCAACAG TGCATGAGGATGCGAAATGCTTGAAAGTTTCCGTGTTTCCGTGGCTGACATTGACGAACGCTGACAGACACATTCTATCTTCCAAAGAAAG TTCTTTAAGAAGCAGCAACCCCAATTTGGTGCGGACCACGTGTGAGCTATTATGTGACGTCATCATGCAGGACTTCCCTGCTGAGATCTTCCTGCAGAGGCCCAATATTGCAAAG GCGTTCTCCTGCCTGAGGCAGCTTTGCGTGGGGCTAAGGCAGAGGCTGCGCTTTCATCGAGATCCGGGTTTCCACTCTGCCAAGCAAGGACGTTCTGCCT ATACAGTGTCCCTGAACTCCTCCTACTCCCAAGCTTCACAGGTTTTTTCACCAGCAGCAGAGTGCTCTCCTCGGCCGTCTGTAGTCGGGGGAACGGCTCAGAGAGTCCGAGGTGATGGGCAAGATGGAGACGCGGGTTCCCCCAG TAGCAGCTTAAACAGAAGTGCAGTGGcatcccagccagccagccagacacCTCCAGCAGATGTGGGCCGCTTGGCGCTGCCCGACCAAGGTCTGGAAGATGAGCCAGAGATGGTGTTAGAGCAGCTCACGTTAGCTCAGTTCACCGTTGCCACCCTGGAGCATGTCATACCTCTGCTGAAGACAG ATGCTTCACATGTGTTCTGTTGTGTTCTGGAGCTGCTGTTCGACACCGTCCTCCTGCTCGGGGACAGCGTTTCCGAACTGGTCTGGAATGATGGCAGCCTGATGGGGATGGAGCTG AAGGAGAAGCTCCAAACATGCATGGACCTACTCGCAGATGTTCTGAGTTACCATCAGGACTATAGCGGCGGTTCTAAAGTTCACCACACAGTTACATACACAGGCTCGGCAGTCTTTCTCATTAAATTCCTGCAGACCATACTCCCACTTGAAAAA GCGGGCGGGAATGTTCCGGAGAATGCGGTAACAGCTATTTTTCATCTGTGCCTGGACAAGTCATTTGGGATGGCGCTCCCCAGCATGCAAGAAACCGCAGTGGCCTACTTGGAGCAGTTAAACTCGGGCAGCCATGAGCTCTACGTGAGGATGACCCGGGCCGCTTTGTGGATGGAATCCACTTGCGGCTTCCTCAAGGAGGTACAGGCCGAG GGAGAGAAGAACTGGCCGGAGCTCCTGGAAATGGCGGAGCAGGCGATAGAAGGCCTTCCCTTTCATCAACACGTGCCTGTCGTCAAGGAATGCGTTCAATTCTGTTCTTATTT GTGGAAGTTTGATCAGTCCAGTCCACTTCAGACGGAGAGTCAGAAGCTGCTCCTTAAGTTGCTGtcgcatccattgcagcctatCAGGATAGAAACGTACACGTGCGCATTGAGTGTCGTCAAG GAGTGCCTCGGCATCCACAATACGTCCCGACAAGAATCGGGACTCTGCAGCAGAGTCAACTTCCTCCTCCAGCACAAGGTGTTGTATGAAATAAGCACCTTTGGCCTCCAGGATTCTGCAGAGAAG GTGAATGTCGCCGCCAAGGATATCCTGCTATTCCTGctcaaaggacgattgatgatGACAACACCAACCTGGGACAGATTCATAGCGGCGCTTTCCCGGGTCATCGCCATATTACAG GGTTATGCCAGCACCGAGGAGCCACTGGGAAGCTGCATCCTGCTGCTAAGTGACACGTCGGGAGGAGACGGCTTTCTGAGCACGACCAAGTTAAAAGCAGCTCTCAGACTTCTTTTCACCAGACAGCCCAC AGTGAGAATAGCAGCGGTGCAGCACATCCTGGCCCATCTAACCGGAGCAGACAATGCGAAAATAAGCAGGCCGCAGCTGGACCGGGTGGTGACCTCCTCACTTCCCAATCTCTATTGCATTCCATACCCGCTGGATGTCACGCTTGACACCAGCCACAAGTCTGTACTGAAG GTGGAGGCGGTGGAGAAGCTCTTCCACATGCTGTCTTCCAACACTCTCGATGTGGCTCTAAGAAGATCTGCAGCCGAGCAGCTGTCCGTGGTTCTGCAGG CGACAACAATGCATCCGGTCCTGAAGAAGCTCGGAATAACTGACAGAGTTATTTCTTTCCTCACTGACAGTGTCAACGGTAATAAG AGCTTGGACTGCATACTGGAGCCTTGCGTATCTATCCTGAGGAAACTGGCGTACGCTGATCCAGCTTTGCGGAACAGCCTGGCGCAACGCAACCTGCTGCTCATCACTCTGCTCCAAG CATCTCTAATCATGaaggcaaacaaaaacaacggGGGCGAGGCTGCCGTTCTAATGAGTTTGCTGCTCTTTGATGAAATAAGCAACATGGCAATATG GTCGGACAAATCAGCCACCGATGGCCCTCTCCCAACATTCTCTCTCCCAGTGTCAGTAGTTCGCAG ATACAAGATGCCTTTCCAGGCCGTGATCCATCACGGCGTCAGCCCGTATCGTTGCGTCCTGATGCCCACCTCAGATCTTCTGGCCTTAGCACCTGCCTGTCAAACCTTGCAGTTAGCGTGGAATGTTGCATGGCACTGCAGCGTCGACAACCTGCTTGAGGAATTCCATGGCTTGACCGGCAACGCTGA ATTCCATGGTGACCTGAAGCTTTCGGAGGCCCAGGTGGCGTGTCTGCGGGCAACCCACCTCCCCCGCGCCCTTCAGGACTGCATCCAGGCCGTGGTCACGGCAGCGGGACACAATTCGGTGATCGCCGCCCTCTCCAGGCTCAACATCTACTTGTTGATCGAAAGAATGGCTGTCCCTTACGTGGCCAGCTACAAGTGTAGAGAAACACTACAGTCGCTCAGCTGGCAGGCCGCCGTCACCAG GTTTCTCCAGGTGCGTCCGGCGTCTGTGGAAGATGAGAGGCTGCTGGCATACGTTGTTGCATTTCTGAACGCATACTTCAAAGATGCGCGCATGCGCTGCACCGATCCCGAGGACAAGGACCTGCGCTGGATGTTGGAGCTGCTTCTCAATGAG GAAAGTGTTTCCCTCCTTAATTTGCTGCCTGGTGCGAAGCCTGCCACCCTAGATCAAGACTCCGAAGAACCAGAGGACGTGAAGAACTTTGTTAGCCAGAAACTACAGCGAGAGCTCACCGGTCTCTTTAAAAACGTGCTCAGCCAGGTGACGCGCACGTCAGACAG GCTATGTTTGGCACGAGCCGGTCCGTTCAAGAGCCAGCTGGCACTCGGCTTGCTTCAGAGCTTGCGGCTGTCTGATGCCCCGCACTACTATGGCCTCCCCAGCCTGGAGAGAACTTTGCAGGGTATCGTCAGCCTGACAGCCCAGTCTGGCTGGAGTTTGCACTGCCTTGACTTTTCGCCCGCCACCCTCTGCGCCAAGTTTCTCAGCGGCTTGCTCGAG GTGATCTTGTCTTTTTACGTGAAGTGGGGTGGCAACTCCATGTCGTTCATGGGCAAAGGCGTGACCAAGAATGCCGTCGTCTGCTTGCTTCACTTGTCTCACGAGATGATCGCCAAGAGCGAGGGCAAG GACATAATTTCCATGTGGTCTTTGGGGAATGAGAGCAGCGCCGAGGAACCAAACGACTCTCAAATGGGTTTGGCCTGGCTGGTTCCTCTCTGGgtggacagggatcaggag GTGAGATTTGCCAGTTTGGGTTTAGGCGCCACTCTGTCGTCGGTGGAGAGCGGGTGCCAGGCTCTGTGCGCCAGCTGCCAGAACATCAGCGAAGGCCTGTGGGGCACCTTGCTCAACATCCTCCTTGATCAGCATGAGAGCAGCATGGTCCGCAGAGAG GCTGCGTTTATCCTGCAGAACCTGCTGGTGATGCCCATGCCTGCCAATGCAGAAGAGGCCAAGTACTCCCACTGGCAG CATCCTTGCGTCCCCACGTCTGGTGTGTCTTTGGTGGGTCTTCCCGCGCTCCAGGCTCTGCTTTACCACTCTCAGTATTTCCAGCACGTCGCGCTGTCTGCCTCTGCCTGTTACAAAGGCAGGTACACTTTTCACCTCCAAAAACCTGTCGCTGGGCCCGCCAGTCGACTCGGGCCACGGGACGGTGCTTCATTTG TTTCCGACGATTCTCTACTGTTTTGGAGAAGTGCCGCGGCGGCAGCACAGGCTGCCAACTCCAGCAGACCTCCCAGCTCCTTGTCCACATCCAGTACCTCG GTAAGACGTTCAGAGTCTGAGACCTCCGGTGCTGCATCCCCCACCAGCTTCACGGCAGATGTTCCTGCTAACAGGCTAATGGCGCGAG GCCAAAGTGACATCGACACAAGGGACTCTGTTGCTTCGCAAGACCTCCAACGCCGCCAGTCCTCGTCTACGCAGCCGGTCATCATGGTTACCCCTGACCTCCTGGCGGCCCACTGTGGCCTGCTGACAATTTTACTGGCCATCATGCCAGATTTTACCCTGATGGCGATTCGACAGAAGCGGCTCCTGCGCGTGTTGGCGGG CTTGGTGACTGTGGAGCCAATTGAGAAATGTCTGAGTGAAATGAAGGCACCCAACGTTCTTCCTGGAGAGAGAGAAGACATCAAGAGTCAG CTTGTCACGCttcttcacttcctgtctggctTCTCCAAGCTGCTGCAATCGTGCGTCTCGCTCAGCCAAGACTTGATCAGCCAGTGGGACTTTGTGAAACAATTGTTGCCCAACCTCGCGGCGGCGCTCACGCTCAGCGCGGAAGGATTAG ATGCGGACGCGCGGGACGCCGTCCTGGCGTGCTGGGCGGATGTGTTTACGCTCATGGCTTCTCTGGTGAAGAGGGACAGTTTTACCGTGTATCCATCTGTTTCCGCCGCATTGGGGAGACACTGGCGGATGTTCACAG GAACGCTCTCAGTGTGTGTGCACGAGAAGTTTGTGGACTCTCACCTTCACGGAGCGGCTTTGCATTTTCTTTGCACGATTTTGGCGCAGGAGACTAAAAGGCGAGGAGTCGTCAGGACTTTGAATTCAGACCAAAGCGTCACTTTGGTTGACGTGCTTGCCGGTCCGTCAGCGGGCCGGCTTTGCGATGTGCTGCTGCAG agctttGAAAGGAGGTGCCTTCATGAGCCACTTAAAAAGTTGACGGCCAAAGCTCTGATGGCTCTACTGGCCAGCAGTGCCGCTGCCCAGAACCACGCCGCTACAG CTGGAATAATTGACAGCTGCGTGGATCAGATGAAGCAGACTCGCTCTCAGCTCAACCTGGAGTCACTCCGAGGCGACAAGACTTCCCACCGCAAAAAG GAAGAAGGCTACTTGAAGGAGGTTAAGATGACCGTGGAGATCCTGCAGAGTGCTCTTTACTGCAACCGGGAATGCAAA GAGTTAGCCAGAGATACAAGCCTCACAGCAGTGTTGCATGCCCTTTGGCCTTGGCTCCTATTGGACAACTCCATCATGGAGGCGGTGCTGGAGCTCCTCTGTGTTTACACGGCCGACTGCCCCGCAG CATGCAGTTCTGTGTGTAGCGGGGGGCCGCCAGGACCAAAAAACACAACGAGTGGCTCGCTAATGCACTCCATCATGAGGTTGGCCTCGGGCATCGCCCCCGACAACAGCGTTACCCAGAAACTTGCCTTTTCCTTGCTGGCTAACTTGGTTATGTCCCGTGACTGCCGTGGCGTCTTGCAAAAG AACAACTTCCTGCAAGCCTTCACCTCAATGGCCGCGCCCAAGGTTGGCGGCTCCAGGGCCGCTGGCGTCGGTAGCGGCTCGGCTCGCCTGATTGGTCTGTGGCTCAGGCTGCTGGTCAACCTGTCCTTCTCAGACGACGGCCAACAGAGTATCCTCAGGGTGACTCGAGCGCTGGAAGCGCTGGTGGATTTGGCGCCGCATCGGCGCGCCGCGTTGCTCACCCTTCACAACGTTTGCTTTTGTCCCGCCAACAAGCCTCATGTCATCGCCAACG ACAAAGCTATAACAGTCCTCTTCTGCTGTCTGGAAAGTAAAGAGATGGAGATGTGCTGCATGGGAGCGTCTGCGCTTTGGGCATTGCTTCATAATAACCAACGG GCCAAGATTACCCTGAAGTGCCCTGCGGTTCGATTGAGGATCGAGGAAGCCCACCGCATGTGCAAGAAAG ATGCTGAGAACAAAGAGGACCCTTTACGTGCCTACTTGTTGAAGTGCCTCGAAAATCTCTCCCAGCTGCTGAACACATGA